From the Malus domestica chromosome 17, GDT2T_hap1 genome, one window contains:
- the LOC103405822 gene encoding uncharacterized protein produces the protein MDENSSALIEAILREQEEEEAQRYGKKLTQSGDPYAWQTVSYPKRNRKSSSKAIPADSNGGLHNGVGSSASDVFRPIELHSEERRRRVMEAQSAAVSGDAAPGGSKRNSDDDDGDNSDAEVAGAAVENGEVKKVKQKKPKKPKVTVAEAASKMDAGDLGAFLADITASYETQQDIQLMRLADYFGRAFAAVSPAQFPWLKTFKESSVAKLVDIPLSHISEDVYKISVEWIGQRSTEALGSFVLWSLDSILADLASHQGVAKGSKKAVQQAPLKSQVAIFVVLAMVLRRRPEVLISLLPVMRGTPKYEGQDKFPITVWLVAQASQGDLVVGLYSWVHFLLPILSSKSSSNPLCRDLILQSVERILAFPKARPILLNGAVRKGEHIVPPSALDLLMRVSFPAPSARVKATERFEAIYPTLKEIALAGSPGSKTMRQVTQQILKNSVKAVNEGIPDLSKEASGLFIWCLTQNPECYRQWDVLYLDNLYASVVLLKKLSDEWKEKSVKHASLDPLRETLKSFREKNDKALAGGDDVARHSLLKDADKYCKQILGRLSQGHGCMKSMVLVSVALAVGAAVMSQNIQLEDLKKLAAMINFPPTL, from the exons ATGGACGAGAATTCGTCGGCACTAATCGAAGCAATTCTCAGAGagcaagaggaggaggaggcacaGAGATACGGCAAGAAGCTGACCCAAAGCGGCGACCCTTACGCCTGGCAAACGGTTTCGTATCCGAAGCGAAACCGGAAATCCTCCTCCAAGGCGATTCCTGCGGATTCCAACGGCGGTCTCCACAACGGTGTCGGATCCTCCGCCTCCGACGTGTTCCGGCCAATCGAGCTGCATTCCGAGGAGCGCCGTCGGAGAGTTATGGAGGCCCAGTCCGCAGCCGTTTCCGGAGACGCCGCACCCGGCGGATCGAAGCGGAATTCAGATGACGACGATGGGGATAATAGCGATGCTGAGGTGGCCGGGGCGGCCGTGGAGAACGGCGAGGTGAAGAAGGTGAAGCAGAAGAAGCCGAAGAAGCCGAAGGTGACGGTGGCGGAGGCGGCGTCGAAAATGGACGCCGGTGATCTGGGCGCCTTTCTGGCAGATATAACT GCATCGTATGAAACGCAGCAGGACATACAGCTTATGCGTTTGGCGGATTATTTCGGCCGAGCATTTGCGGCGGTCAGTCCGGCACAATTTCCGTGGTTGAAGACGTTCAAGGAATCTTCTGTGGCAAAGCTGGTTGAT ATCCCTCTTTCGCATATATCTGAAGATGTTTACAAGATATCGGTTGAATGGATCGGCCAGCGCTCTACTGAAGCGCTTGGATCATTCGTGCTATGGTCGTTGGACAGCATTCTTGCTGACCTTGCAAGTCATCAAGGAGTAGCCAAGGGATCCAAAAAGGCGGTCCAGCAAGCACCCTTAAAGTCTCAG GTTGCCATATTCGTGGTTTTAGCAATGGTATTGCGACGAAGACCTGAAGTACTGATTAGTTTACTACCTGTGATGAGGGGAACTCCGAAATATGAAGGCCAAGATAAGTTTCCAATTACAGTTTGGCTGGTTGCACAG GCTTCTCAAGGAGATCTGGTTGTGGGGTTGTACTCGTGGGTGCATTTTCTCTTGCCTATATTGAGTAGCAAGTCAAGTAGTAATCCTCTGTGTAGAGATTTAATTTTGCAGTCTGTGGAAAG AATTTTGGCTTTTCCGAAAGCCCGTCCAATTCTGTTAAACGGTGCTGTCAGAAAGGGGGAGCACATAGTGCCACCATCAGCCCTTGATCTCTTGATGAGAGTCTCTTTTCCAGCACCTTCTGCCCGAGTTAAG GCAACCGAGAGGTTTGAAGCTATCTATCCAACATTGAAAGAGATCGCCCTTGCTGGTTCCCCAGGAAGCAAAACAATGAGGCAAGTCACACAGCAGATATTAAAGAATTCAGTTAAAGCTGTTAATGAAG GCATCCCTGATCTGTCTAAGGAAGCAAGTGGCTTATTTATTTGGTGTTTGACGCAAAACCCTGAATGTTACAGACAATGG GACGTACTTTATCTGGACAATCTCTATGCAAGCGTTGTTCTCCTGAAAAAGCTATCTGACGAGTGGAAGGAGAAGTCTGTTAAACATGCTTCTCTTGACCCCTTGAGGGAAACTTTAAAAAGTTTCAGGGAGAAG AATGATAAGGCATTGGCAGGGGGAGATGATGTTGCCCGCCATTCACTGTTGAAGGATGCAGACAAATATTGCAAGCAGATTTTGGGACGATTGTCGCAAGGCCATGGATGCATGAAGAGCATGGTGCTTGTTTCTGTTGCCCTGGCTGTGGGTGCTGCGGTCATGTCCCAAAACATACAACTCGAGGACCTCAAGAAACTTGCAGCCATGATTAACTTTCCCCCAACTCTCTAA
- the LOC103427683 gene encoding uncharacterized protein, which produces MLPLPPVDLKDVQQNLATHFRPWQRSFQFWVRAADIYTGYKVFQLRVSLVKDAKKQEEMWERQHEFAAEKIYAMCSDLGGFFLKVAQIIGKPDLAPAAWVKRLVPLCDHAPATPFDAVQLMLEMELGRNVGEVFERFDVDPLGSASIAQVHRARLRGDKSDVVVKVQHPGVQDLMMTDIRNLQAFAFYIQKTDVKFDLYSVTKEMEKQIGYEFDFMREADAMEKIRHFLYENNNKSPVLVPRLIRDIVTRRVIVMEYIDGIPILNLGDEIAKRGINPGGKIAVAAKQKILQSLTLAYGQMILKNGFFHADPHPGNILICKGSEVALLDYGQVKDLPDELRLGYANLVIAIADGDPIRASESYRELGIETLSKCENEQHELLKLAQTMFDTKLPPGVTMLQPFSEESSIKKIGVQAFPEELFSVLRTVHLLRGLSVGLGINYSCAEQWKPIAEEALFRAGRLKGRPIKARGRRRGLSRLFSRD; this is translated from the exons ATGCTTCCTCTGCCTCCCGTTGATCTCAAAGATGTTCAGCAGAATCTAGCAACGCATTTTCGGCCATGGCAGCGCTCCTTTCAGTTCTGGGTTCGAGCTGCTGATATCTACACGGGCTACAAg GTGTTTCAGCTGAGAGTGAGTTTGGTGAAGGATGCGAAGAAACAGGAGGAAATGTGGGAGAGGCAGCATGAATTTGCAGCTGAGAAGATATATGCTATGTGCTCGGACCTTGGCGGTTTCTTCCTTAAG GTTGCCCAGATCATCGGGAAGCCAGACTTGGCCCCGGCTGCATGGGTCAAAAGGCTTGTTCCATTGTGTGATCACGCTCCTGCAACGCCATTTGATGCTGTTCAACTTATGTTGGAGATGGAGTTGGGCCGAAATGTTGGTGAAGTGTTTGAAAGATTCGATGTGGATCCTCTTGGCTCTGCCTCAATTGCCCAG GTTCACCGAGCAAGATTGAGAGGTGATAAGAGTGATGTTGTTGTCAAG GTGCAACATCCTGGAGTTCAGGATCTAATGATGACCGATATTCGCAACTTGCAAGCCTTCGCCTTTTACATACAGAAGACAGACGTCAAATTTGATCTATACTCTGTAACAAAGGAAATGGAGAAACAG ATTGGATACGAATTTGATTTCATGAGGGAGGCTGATGCTATGGAAAAAATTAGACATTTTTTGTATGAGAATAACAATAAGTCTCCAGTTTTGGTGCCACGACTCATACGAGATATAGTCACTAG GAGAGTTATAGTTATGGAATATATTGATGGAATCCCCATCCTGAATCTGGGTGATGAAATTGCAAAACGAGGCATAAATCCTGGTGGTAAGATTGCAGTAGCGGCAAAGCA GAAAATCCTCCAAAGTTTGACGCTGGCATATGGGCAAATGATTCTGAAGAATGGTTTCTTTCATGCCGATCCTCATCCAGGAAATATACTAATCTGTAAAGGCTCAGAG GTTGCCTTGCTGGATTATGGCCAAGTGAAAGATCTACCGGATGAGTTGAGACTTGGTTATGCTAATCTTGTCATTGCCATTGCTGATGGTGACCCTATTAGAGCATCAGAGAGCTACAG GGAACTTGGCATAGAAACCTTAAGCAAATGTGAAAATGAACAGCATGAATTGTTAAAGTTGGCACAGACAATGTTTGACACAAAATTACCCCCCGGAGTGACAATGCTGCAGCCTTTTTCCGAGGAatcttcaattaaaaaaattggagTTCAG GCTTTTCCAGAGGAGTTGTTTTCTGTACTTCGGACAGTGCACCTGCTGAGAGGACTTAGTGTTGGTTTAGGAATCAACTACTCTTGTGCGGAACAATGGAAACCCATTGCAGAAGAAGCTTTGTTCCGTGCTGGGAGATTAAAAG GTAGGCCGATCAAAGCCAGAGGTCGTCGGCGTGGTTTATCGAGGTTATTTTCGAGAGACTGA